In Marisediminicola antarctica, one DNA window encodes the following:
- a CDS encoding aldo/keto reductase codes for MTSPTRRLNDGRTLPAIGLGTYGLRGDDGVAAVVSALAAGYRLVDTALNYENEREVGEGVRASPVDRADVAVTTKLPGRHHGFDATLRSFEESLANLGLDYVDLYLIHWPLPAVDKYVDSWRAMIRLREEGVVRSIGVSNFTAAHLKRLVGETGVIPAVNQIELHPRFAQRELLAVHEKHSIVTESWSPLGSGVGRGTLITAIAETHAVTPSQVVLRWHLQLGAVPIPKSADEQRQRENLDVFRFELSDAEVEAISTLGSGRLWDADPETHEEF; via the coding sequence ATGACCTCACCGACCCGGCGGCTCAACGACGGCCGCACCCTGCCCGCGATCGGCCTCGGCACCTACGGACTGCGCGGCGACGACGGCGTCGCCGCGGTCGTCTCGGCCCTGGCCGCCGGCTACCGACTGGTCGACACGGCACTCAACTACGAGAACGAGCGCGAGGTCGGCGAGGGGGTGCGCGCGTCGCCGGTCGACCGGGCCGACGTCGCGGTGACGACGAAGCTGCCCGGCCGCCACCACGGCTTCGACGCGACGCTGCGCAGCTTTGAGGAGTCCCTCGCGAACCTCGGGCTCGACTATGTCGACCTGTACCTGATCCACTGGCCGCTGCCGGCCGTCGACAAGTACGTGGATTCCTGGCGGGCCATGATCAGGCTGCGCGAGGAGGGCGTCGTGCGCTCGATCGGCGTGAGCAACTTCACCGCCGCGCATCTCAAGCGGCTGGTCGGCGAGACCGGCGTGATACCTGCCGTCAACCAGATCGAGCTGCACCCGCGATTCGCGCAGCGCGAGCTGCTCGCCGTCCACGAGAAGCACTCGATCGTCACCGAGAGCTGGAGCCCGCTCGGGTCCGGCGTCGGGCGGGGGACCCTCATCACGGCGATCGCCGAGACGCACGCTGTCACGCCGAGCCAGGTCGTGCTGCGCTGGCACCTGCAGCTCGGCGCGGTGCCGATTCCGAAGTCCGCCGATGAGCAGCGCCAGCGGGAGAACCTCGATGTCTTTCGCTTCGAGCTGAGCGATGCCGAGGTCGAGGCGATCTCAACCCTTGGGTCAGGGCGGCTGTGGGATGCTGACCCGGAGACCCACGAGGAGTTCTAG
- a CDS encoding HdeD family acid-resistance protein translates to MSTFGDSSGARGAATAPWASSGILQVHRGEIVAVAVVGVGLGLIALFWPQGSLLTVALIFGTYLVVSGIKRITAALIVPQLTTGMRWLTGLIGLLVTATGIVALANPYRSLIVLAWVIGIGWIAEGLIDIVIGARAITSPRWLAFVSGAVSILAGIAMFVLPAFALQTFLVIGAFLLIAVSVTTLLTLPRGKAAATAT, encoded by the coding sequence ATGAGTACGTTCGGCGATAGTTCGGGCGCACGAGGCGCGGCGACTGCTCCCTGGGCCTCCTCGGGGATCCTCCAGGTGCATCGGGGAGAGATAGTCGCGGTCGCGGTGGTCGGGGTCGGCCTCGGCCTCATCGCGCTCTTCTGGCCGCAGGGCTCGCTGCTGACCGTCGCGCTTATCTTCGGAACCTACCTCGTGGTGTCGGGCATCAAGCGCATCACGGCCGCCTTGATCGTGCCGCAGCTGACCACGGGGATGCGGTGGCTCACCGGACTCATCGGGCTGCTCGTGACCGCCACCGGCATTGTGGCCCTCGCCAATCCCTACCGTTCGCTCATTGTGCTCGCGTGGGTTATCGGCATCGGCTGGATCGCCGAGGGGCTCATCGACATCGTCATCGGCGCTCGCGCGATCACATCGCCACGCTGGCTTGCGTTCGTCAGCGGCGCGGTGTCGATCCTCGCTGGAATCGCGATGTTCGTGCTGCCGGCTTTCGCCCTCCAGACGTTCCTCGTCATCGGAGCGTTCCTTCTCATCGCGGTCAGCGTGACGACGCTGTTGACGTTGCCGCGCGGAAAGGCCGCGGCGACCGCGACCTAG
- a CDS encoding dodecin family protein: MSSVARVTTITSRSDKSFEEAIRDGVKRASETLRHIEGAWVKDQTAVVTDGEVTSWQVVLEVTFVLE; the protein is encoded by the coding sequence ATGTCGTCAGTCGCCCGCGTCACCACGATCACCTCACGATCGGACAAGAGCTTCGAAGAGGCAATCCGCGACGGCGTCAAGCGAGCAAGCGAGACCCTGCGCCATATCGAGGGCGCCTGGGTGAAGGACCAGACGGCCGTCGTCACCGACGGCGAGGTCACGAGCTGGCAGGTCGTGCTCGAGGTCACATTCGTTCTTGAGTAG
- the rpsO gene encoding 30S ribosomal protein S15 — protein MALEADIKKAIIDEYATHPGDTGSPEVQIAMLSRRILDLTEHLKEHKHDHHSRRGLLLLVGQRRRLLGYLQRIDIDRYRALIGRIGLRR, from the coding sequence ATGGCTCTTGAAGCCGACATCAAGAAGGCGATCATCGACGAGTACGCTACCCACCCAGGTGACACCGGATCCCCCGAGGTCCAGATCGCCATGCTGAGCCGCCGGATCCTCGATCTGACGGAGCACCTCAAGGAGCACAAGCACGACCACCACTCGCGTCGTGGCCTGCTGCTTCTGGTCGGCCAGCGCCGTCGTCTGCTGGGCTACCTGCAGCGCATCGACATCGACCGCTACCGTGCACTCATCGGACGCATCGGACTTCGTCGCTAG
- a CDS encoding aldehyde dehydrogenase codes for MTYSGRTNFSIQIGCSPMMKTTAGKSHDQWKAEALTLTWPRELVIDGRQVAAEDSASFPHLSPRDGLALANVPSASVHDLDTAVAAARRAFDDGPWPQYAPRARKELMLRWADLIEEHRDELALMVSLEMGKPIDDAWRIELRAVLATYRWYAELADKQLDETSPVGPDDLALITREPVGVIGVVTPWNFPLTLSAWKIAPALAVGCTVVHKPSDLSSLSALRIAELAIEAGIPRGVLNVVPGSGSVLGRHLGMHDQVDALAFTGSTAVGRAYLEYSAASNLKRTWLELGGKSPNIILPDAPDLETAISTAAWGIFFNSGQMCTAPSRLIVHRDVADEVTAGIVARASEYRPGDPLDPATGMGPLASQSRIVEVEAHVRRALEDGAESLIGGSVFESTTLPGAGSYFEPTIFAGVSPDSRLAQEEVFGPVLAIVTVDSDDEAIRVANNSDYGLAAGLWTADLSKAHRLSRRLRAGTVWVNCYEEGDLTVPFGGYKLSGNGRDKSVHALEKYTELKTTFIHL; via the coding sequence ATGACCTACAGTGGACGCACGAACTTCTCGATCCAGATCGGATGCTCTCCAATGATGAAGACGACCGCCGGCAAGTCCCATGACCAGTGGAAGGCTGAGGCGCTGACCCTGACCTGGCCACGCGAACTCGTGATTGACGGTCGCCAAGTGGCAGCCGAGGACTCGGCATCCTTCCCCCACCTTTCCCCGCGTGACGGGCTCGCCCTCGCGAACGTGCCGTCGGCGAGCGTGCACGACCTCGACACGGCGGTCGCCGCGGCGAGGCGCGCGTTCGACGACGGACCGTGGCCGCAGTACGCGCCGCGGGCGCGCAAGGAGCTCATGCTGCGCTGGGCCGACCTCATCGAGGAGCACAGGGACGAGCTCGCCCTCATGGTGAGCCTCGAGATGGGCAAGCCGATCGACGACGCCTGGAGGATCGAGCTGCGCGCCGTTCTCGCGACCTACCGCTGGTACGCCGAGCTCGCCGACAAGCAGCTCGACGAGACCTCGCCCGTTGGTCCCGACGACCTCGCCCTCATCACGCGGGAGCCCGTCGGAGTGATCGGGGTCGTCACACCGTGGAACTTCCCGCTCACGCTCTCCGCGTGGAAGATCGCTCCGGCGCTCGCTGTCGGCTGCACCGTCGTACACAAGCCCTCCGACCTCAGTTCACTCTCGGCGCTGCGGATAGCGGAGCTCGCGATCGAGGCTGGCATCCCCCGCGGCGTGCTCAATGTCGTACCAGGGTCGGGCTCGGTGCTCGGCCGGCACCTCGGCATGCACGATCAGGTCGACGCGCTCGCGTTCACCGGCTCGACCGCGGTCGGCCGCGCCTACCTCGAGTACTCGGCTGCCTCGAACCTCAAGCGCACCTGGCTCGAACTCGGCGGCAAGTCGCCGAATATCATCCTGCCGGATGCCCCGGACCTTGAGACGGCGATCTCGACCGCCGCGTGGGGCATCTTCTTCAACTCCGGCCAGATGTGCACGGCGCCATCGCGGCTCATCGTGCACCGCGACGTCGCCGACGAGGTGACCGCGGGCATTGTCGCCCGTGCCTCCGAGTACCGTCCGGGCGATCCCCTCGACCCCGCGACGGGGATGGGGCCGCTCGCATCGCAGTCGCGAATCGTCGAGGTCGAGGCGCATGTGCGCAGGGCCCTCGAGGACGGCGCGGAGTCGCTCATCGGCGGATCGGTCTTCGAATCGACCACGCTGCCCGGGGCGGGCAGCTACTTCGAACCGACGATCTTCGCCGGGGTCTCCCCCGACTCGCGGCTCGCGCAGGAAGAGGTCTTCGGCCCCGTGCTCGCGATCGTCACGGTCGACAGCGACGACGAGGCGATCCGGGTCGCCAACAACTCCGACTACGGCCTCGCGGCCGGTCTGTGGACCGCAGACCTGTCGAAGGCGCACCGGCTCTCCCGGCGCCTGCGGGCGGGCACTGTCTGGGTTAACTGCTACGAGGAGGGCGACCTCACGGTGCCGTTCGGCGGGTACAAGTTATCGGGCAACGGCCGGGACAAATCGGTGCACGCGCTCGAGAAGTACACCGAGCTGAAGACGACGTTCATCCACCTGTAG
- a CDS encoding APC family permease, producing MAVTHNEAESRTLLRKGRLGVIGIVFFVVAAAAPLVGMTGAVPVAIVLGTGAAAPGAYLVVGITLLFFSVGYAAMSQRVTNAGAFFAYIGRGLGTHMGVGSALTSVLAYVAIQLAIYGFFGAVVGGQVGVLPWWGWALLAWAVVTALSLLSVDVGAKLLGILMLLEVAALLVTAVAILIDGGPEGLDFAASFNPSAILAGGLAGSAGIAFAFAFASFIGFEATAIYGEESKDPKTIVPRATYLAVGVITVLFAVTAFAMVTGMGASTVVDTTVEYSSVDGVPLADPAAVLFTLAADYVGPWMATVMSVLVISSLFAGLLAFQNASGRYIFALGRGGVLPKQFSRVNGRGAPAAASVATSVITGAVIVVFALFQLDPVTNLFFWFSGLAVVAIVLIEILVCIAVIVFFARNKGEENMFQTVIAPAIAVVGLALGEYLLMSRFGLLAGTVAEGVDPSVTPWGLNALGWLLVLLPFVLVLVGFLLSRFQKTENEALVRDVLS from the coding sequence ATGGCGGTAACCCACAACGAAGCCGAATCGCGAACGCTGCTCCGCAAGGGGCGCCTCGGCGTCATCGGGATCGTCTTCTTCGTCGTCGCGGCGGCGGCGCCGCTCGTCGGTATGACGGGTGCGGTGCCGGTCGCGATCGTGCTCGGCACGGGAGCCGCAGCCCCCGGCGCCTATCTCGTCGTCGGCATCACCCTGCTGTTCTTCAGCGTCGGCTATGCCGCAATGAGCCAGCGGGTGACCAACGCCGGCGCGTTCTTCGCCTACATCGGCCGAGGCCTCGGTACGCACATGGGCGTCGGGTCGGCGCTCACCTCAGTGCTGGCCTACGTCGCCATCCAGCTCGCCATCTACGGATTCTTCGGCGCTGTCGTCGGCGGCCAGGTCGGGGTGCTGCCGTGGTGGGGTTGGGCGCTCCTCGCCTGGGCCGTCGTCACCGCCCTCTCCCTGCTGAGCGTGGATGTCGGCGCGAAGCTGCTCGGCATCCTCATGCTCCTCGAGGTCGCCGCGCTGCTCGTGACCGCGGTCGCGATCCTCATCGACGGGGGACCGGAGGGGCTCGACTTCGCGGCATCCTTCAACCCGTCCGCGATCCTCGCCGGTGGGCTTGCCGGATCGGCGGGTATCGCGTTCGCGTTCGCCTTCGCCTCGTTCATCGGCTTCGAGGCCACGGCCATCTACGGCGAGGAGTCGAAAGACCCCAAGACGATCGTGCCCCGGGCGACCTACCTCGCGGTCGGCGTCATCACCGTGCTGTTCGCGGTCACCGCCTTCGCGATGGTCACCGGCATGGGAGCGTCCACTGTCGTTGACACGACCGTCGAGTACTCGTCGGTCGACGGTGTGCCGCTCGCCGACCCGGCCGCCGTGCTCTTCACCCTCGCGGCGGACTACGTCGGCCCGTGGATGGCGACCGTCATGAGCGTGCTCGTCATCTCGAGCCTGTTCGCGGGGCTGCTCGCCTTCCAGAACGCCTCCGGCCGCTACATCTTCGCGCTCGGGCGCGGCGGCGTGCTGCCGAAGCAGTTCAGTCGCGTCAACGGACGCGGCGCGCCCGCCGCCGCATCCGTCGCGACCTCGGTCATCACCGGCGCCGTCATCGTCGTCTTCGCGCTCTTCCAGCTCGACCCCGTCACCAACCTGTTCTTCTGGTTCAGCGGACTCGCGGTCGTCGCCATCGTGCTCATCGAGATTCTCGTCTGCATCGCGGTGATCGTGTTCTTCGCCAGGAACAAGGGCGAGGAGAATATGTTCCAGACCGTCATCGCCCCGGCGATCGCCGTCGTCGGGCTCGCCCTCGGCGAGTACCTGCTCATGTCCCGCTTCGGGCTGCTCGCCGGGACGGTCGCCGAGGGCGTCGACCCGTCGGTAACCCCGTGGGGGCTGAACGCGCTCGGCTGGCTGCTCGTGCTGCTGCCATTCGTGCTCGTGCTTGTCGGGTTCCTGCTCTCCCGGTTCCAGAAGACCGAGAACGAGGCGCTCGTACGCGACGTGCTGAGCTGA
- a CDS encoding acetoacetate decarboxylase family protein, whose translation MTALHGFLPPLTPKGSSALVPNPPWYYSGTLLTIEYLTDPANVRAILPDDIDLAPDRPGAVALIWADWQSCSEGGLELLDPIRSQYLEAFAVVRCAYQGVTYSRCVAIWVTKDFAIGRGWFQGYPKKFGSIHVTRLFNRGKATPRLENGAQLGASLSAYDHRLASAVVTLREPSEDNGFVNGHKMLHNRFMPSIATGGGMSLDQLVSMGGIDVDLGPAWRGDAELSLADSQWDELGSLLPVDEVLGGYYREVGTTFVGGELVTDRSRPV comes from the coding sequence ATGACTGCTCTCCACGGATTCTTGCCGCCGCTGACGCCAAAGGGCTCGAGTGCGCTCGTGCCCAACCCGCCCTGGTACTACTCGGGCACGCTGCTGACCATCGAGTACCTGACCGATCCCGCGAACGTGCGCGCGATCCTGCCGGACGACATCGACCTGGCTCCGGACCGGCCCGGCGCGGTCGCGCTCATCTGGGCCGACTGGCAGTCCTGCAGCGAGGGCGGCCTCGAACTGCTCGACCCGATCCGCTCCCAATACCTTGAGGCGTTCGCCGTCGTGCGCTGCGCCTACCAGGGCGTCACCTACAGCCGCTGCGTCGCGATCTGGGTCACCAAGGACTTTGCGATCGGTCGCGGCTGGTTCCAGGGCTACCCGAAGAAGTTCGGCTCGATCCACGTGACGCGCCTGTTCAACCGCGGCAAGGCGACCCCGAGACTCGAGAACGGAGCGCAGCTCGGCGCATCCCTCTCCGCCTACGACCACCGGCTCGCAAGCGCCGTCGTCACGCTGCGCGAGCCGTCGGAGGACAACGGCTTCGTCAACGGCCACAAAATGCTGCACAACCGGTTCATGCCGTCGATCGCGACCGGCGGCGGCATGTCGCTCGACCAGCTCGTGTCCATGGGAGGCATCGATGTCGACCTCGGCCCGGCCTGGCGCGGCGACGCGGAGCTGAGCCTCGCCGACTCGCAGTGGGACGAGCTCGGCTCGCTGCTGCCGGTCGACGAGGTGCTCGGCGGCTACTACCGCGAGGTCGGCACGACCTTCGTGGGCGGCGAACTCGTCACCGACCGCTCCCGGCCGGTATAG
- a CDS encoding glutamine synthetase family protein, translating to MSTDVAALRLELESRGIDVLRLIYADILGTTRAKDLLVSQLETSAAKGATFCQGVWVTTTRGGVLDGNDIMSSGLPDLIMKVDPSTVTLMPWEPGVALALADAFDPDGSDSVLSPRSVLKGVIERYTKLGLVPVVGPELEFYIAERGENGWRRVIETTGRVYTSGACVDPKGTFLHLMRMLDQMDIGVFAGNHEFSPSQYEINLWHGEALRAADRTFLFKSAIKDIVARTGQLATFLGKPWADEGGSGFHLHFSVTDESGKNLMVTPDGELSGTADNMIAGILGHAASLVAFTNPTVNAYKRLGPDTLAPYRANWGHDNRSSMLRVPPERGSGTRLEIRVGDGAANPYLIIASVLAAALDGIERALPAPPSAEGWSYENESAEILPTTLTHALDELETDVFMKDVLGAPLVDVFVLLKRDEVARYEDEVDDPDTRDVTQWELDEYLEAY from the coding sequence ATGAGTACCGATGTAGCTGCTCTCCGCTTGGAACTTGAGTCACGGGGCATCGATGTGCTTCGCCTCATTTACGCGGACATCCTGGGAACGACGAGGGCGAAAGACCTCCTCGTCAGCCAGCTCGAGACTTCGGCGGCGAAGGGCGCGACCTTCTGTCAGGGCGTCTGGGTTACGACGACACGCGGGGGAGTGCTCGACGGCAACGACATCATGTCGTCGGGACTGCCCGACCTCATCATGAAGGTCGATCCATCCACCGTCACGCTCATGCCGTGGGAACCGGGAGTGGCTCTCGCTCTCGCCGACGCCTTCGATCCGGACGGCTCCGACAGCGTGCTGTCGCCCAGGTCGGTGCTCAAGGGAGTGATCGAGCGGTACACGAAGCTCGGCCTCGTGCCGGTCGTCGGACCGGAACTCGAGTTCTACATTGCCGAGCGGGGCGAGAACGGCTGGCGTCGCGTGATCGAGACCACAGGCCGCGTGTACACGTCCGGCGCCTGCGTCGACCCGAAGGGCACCTTCCTGCACCTGATGCGGATGCTCGACCAGATGGACATCGGCGTCTTCGCCGGCAACCATGAATTCAGCCCATCCCAGTACGAGATCAACCTCTGGCACGGCGAGGCTCTGAGGGCGGCCGACCGCACCTTCCTGTTCAAGAGCGCGATCAAGGACATCGTCGCCCGCACCGGGCAGCTCGCAACCTTCCTCGGCAAGCCGTGGGCCGACGAGGGTGGCAGCGGTTTCCACCTGCACTTCTCGGTGACCGACGAATCCGGCAAGAACCTCATGGTGACGCCGGACGGCGAGCTGTCCGGCACAGCCGACAACATGATCGCCGGAATTCTCGGCCACGCCGCATCGCTCGTGGCCTTCACCAATCCGACAGTCAACGCCTACAAGCGGCTCGGCCCCGACACCCTCGCGCCGTACCGGGCTAACTGGGGCCACGACAACCGCAGCTCGATGCTGCGCGTGCCGCCCGAGCGCGGGTCGGGAACCAGGCTCGAGATCCGGGTCGGCGACGGCGCGGCCAATCCCTACCTGATCATCGCCTCGGTGCTCGCCGCGGCCCTCGACGGCATCGAGCGTGCCCTGCCGGCCCCTCCGAGCGCGGAGGGCTGGTCGTATGAGAACGAGTCGGCGGAGATCCTCCCGACCACGCTCACCCACGCCCTCGACGAGCTCGAGACGGACGTGTTCATGAAGGACGTGCTCGGCGCGCCTCTGGTTGACGTCTTCGTGCTGCTCAAACGTGACGAGGTGGCACGCTACGAGGACGAGGTCGACGACCCCGACACGCGCGACGTGACCCAGTGGGAGCTCGACGAGTACCTCGAGGCCTACTGA
- a CDS encoding type 1 glutamine amidotransferase, producing the protein MKALFVQHDHVTSSGPIADRLRHHGFEVDEILVVDAGNFRTPNVLFEFPDLAEYDLVVPLGAPWGAWDDESIGRWLTPEVEWLRRAVLADVPVLGVCFGGQLLSRALGGTVAPAPKAEIGWTPVHSDDQSLIGPGPWFQFHYDRWTLPAGATELARNAAASQAFSFGRSLAVQFHPELDADTLQGWLTEGGATKVIADGQDPVALLAHTRAEEGAARDRTYALVDAFLERIAMLRPAPSPTEH; encoded by the coding sequence GTGAAAGCCCTTTTCGTGCAGCACGACCACGTGACCTCGTCCGGGCCTATCGCCGACCGGCTGCGCCATCACGGCTTCGAGGTCGACGAGATCCTCGTCGTGGATGCGGGAAACTTCCGCACTCCCAACGTGCTGTTCGAGTTCCCCGATCTGGCCGAGTACGACCTCGTCGTTCCCCTCGGCGCACCGTGGGGCGCGTGGGACGACGAGTCGATCGGCCGCTGGCTCACGCCGGAGGTCGAATGGCTCCGCCGGGCCGTGCTCGCGGATGTCCCCGTGCTCGGCGTGTGCTTCGGCGGGCAGCTGCTCTCCCGCGCGCTCGGCGGCACGGTCGCGCCCGCGCCGAAGGCCGAGATCGGCTGGACCCCGGTCCACAGTGACGACCAGTCGCTCATCGGCCCGGGACCGTGGTTCCAGTTCCACTACGACCGCTGGACGTTGCCCGCGGGCGCGACGGAGCTCGCGCGCAACGCCGCGGCGTCGCAGGCGTTCAGCTTCGGCCGTAGTCTCGCGGTGCAGTTCCACCCCGAGCTCGACGCCGACACCCTGCAGGGTTGGCTGACCGAGGGCGGCGCCACCAAGGTCATCGCCGACGGCCAGGATCCCGTCGCGCTACTGGCCCACACCCGGGCCGAGGAGGGCGCCGCGCGCGATCGCACCTACGCGCTCGTCGATGCCTTCCTCGAGCGGATCGCCATGCTGCGCCCCGCCCCGTCACCGACAGAGCACTGA
- a CDS encoding pyridoxal phosphate-dependent decarboxylase family protein encodes MTTTDPAAAGDPEAAPADPHATFPHPIWGDESDVVDLAIEWSAKRVVRHTDPLSTARSASELAADAGPTITASGIGGAAALDVFDRVLEPATRSQDDPLNLAYIAAAPTRAAIAFDFVTSSANIFGGLWEAGAGAIYAENEAIAWLVGLLGWPEGAGGCFVSGGTSGNLSALLTARETALTRRGSRPPGGWKLACSANAHSSIQTAARALDVDILDVPVDERGHLTGPALRVELERSADVFAVVASAGTTNEGIVDDLAAIADVCEEFGVWLHVDGAYGGAGLAAPSVRHRFDGIERADSFIVDPHKWLFAPYDCCALVYRDPQLARATHSQHASYLDHVDRESWNPSELALHLSRRARGLPFWFSLATHGTDRYRDAIESSITTAQEVAEAIRASDHLQLLREVELSVVIFERPGYTDAQYSEWSHEAAVSGRMLCVPTKWNGRTVLRLAFVNPATDPRAVIEVLETLR; translated from the coding sequence ATGACGACGACAGATCCGGCCGCGGCCGGCGATCCCGAGGCGGCGCCCGCCGACCCGCACGCGACCTTCCCGCATCCGATCTGGGGTGACGAGTCCGACGTCGTCGACCTCGCCATCGAGTGGTCCGCCAAGCGGGTCGTGCGGCACACCGATCCGCTCTCGACCGCGCGCTCCGCCTCGGAGCTCGCGGCGGACGCCGGACCGACGATCACGGCATCCGGAATCGGGGGAGCAGCCGCCCTCGACGTGTTCGACCGCGTGCTCGAGCCGGCGACCCGCTCGCAGGACGATCCGCTCAACCTCGCCTACATCGCGGCTGCCCCGACGCGAGCCGCGATCGCCTTCGACTTCGTGACGAGCTCCGCGAACATTTTCGGCGGGCTCTGGGAGGCCGGCGCCGGCGCGATCTACGCCGAGAACGAGGCCATCGCCTGGCTCGTGGGGCTGCTCGGCTGGCCGGAGGGGGCGGGCGGATGCTTCGTCTCCGGTGGCACCTCCGGCAATCTCTCCGCTCTGCTCACCGCGCGCGAGACGGCGCTCACCCGTCGTGGTTCCCGCCCGCCCGGAGGCTGGAAGCTCGCCTGCTCCGCCAACGCGCACTCGTCGATCCAGACCGCCGCGCGGGCGCTCGACGTCGATATCCTCGACGTCCCGGTCGACGAGCGCGGGCACCTCACCGGGCCAGCCCTCCGCGTAGAACTCGAGCGGTCGGCCGACGTCTTCGCCGTCGTCGCCTCCGCCGGCACGACCAACGAGGGCATCGTCGACGACCTCGCGGCCATCGCGGACGTCTGCGAGGAGTTCGGCGTCTGGCTGCACGTCGACGGCGCGTACGGCGGCGCGGGGCTCGCCGCGCCGAGCGTGCGGCACCGCTTCGACGGCATCGAGCGCGCCGACAGCTTCATCGTCGACCCGCACAAGTGGCTCTTCGCCCCGTACGACTGCTGCGCGCTCGTCTACCGCGATCCGCAGCTGGCCCGGGCCACCCACTCGCAGCACGCGAGCTACCTCGACCATGTCGACCGGGAATCGTGGAACCCGAGCGAGCTTGCCCTGCACCTCTCCCGGCGGGCGCGCGGCCTGCCGTTCTGGTTCAGTCTCGCCACTCACGGCACCGACCGGTACCGCGACGCGATCGAGAGCTCGATCACGACGGCACAGGAGGTCGCCGAGGCGATCCGGGCATCCGACCACCTGCAGTTGCTGCGCGAGGTGGAGCTGTCGGTCGTGATCTTCGAGCGGCCGGGCTACACCGACGCGCAGTACAGCGAGTGGTCGCATGAGGCGGCCGTGAGCGGACGGATGCTGTGCGTGCCGACCAAATGGAACGGGCGCACGGTGCTCCGCCTCGCGTTCGTGAACCCCGCCACCGACCCGCGCGCCGTAATCGAGGTGCTCGAGACGCTGCGCTGA
- a CDS encoding cytochrome P450 — protein MTSMTNVTLADLDLFEQAPPWQVFDELRAQAPVHWDEEEAPNHGFWSLTGYHDIVHVLRDTETFSSEKGTVNLEELDADQIEARKSMLETDGVRHRALRRLMQGEFTPKAVAGYETFLRGLTATTLDQAFALGEFDFVAEVAADFPIRVLARMLDVPDADIHQLIDWGNRMVGNTDPEHADVLADSEESEKYRLLPFRSPAAQEVFDYGRALADRRRGRSGVDLVSRLVNQEPMDGIPLSERDFNSYFLLLVVAGNETTRHTITHSMNYLMQNPDQLELLQERPELIPWAVEEFLRLASPVYHFRRTATRDTEIRGQAIKQGDKVVTWFAAGNRDPQVFDDPYRMDVTRNPNEHMAFGRGGPHMCMGNALARLEIKIMFEDLLPRITSVQQMGEVSRLRSNFVNGIKRFPVKVELK, from the coding sequence ATGACTTCAATGACGAACGTCACGCTGGCCGACCTCGATCTGTTCGAGCAGGCGCCCCCGTGGCAGGTATTCGACGAGCTGCGGGCGCAGGCGCCCGTGCACTGGGACGAGGAGGAGGCACCGAACCACGGGTTCTGGTCGCTTACCGGGTACCACGACATCGTGCACGTGCTGCGCGACACCGAGACCTTCTCGAGCGAGAAGGGCACCGTCAACCTTGAGGAGCTCGACGCCGACCAGATCGAGGCGCGCAAGTCGATGCTCGAGACCGACGGGGTGCGTCACCGCGCCCTGCGCCGACTGATGCAGGGGGAGTTCACCCCGAAGGCTGTCGCCGGCTACGAGACATTCCTGCGCGGACTCACCGCGACCACCCTCGACCAGGCCTTCGCGCTCGGCGAGTTCGACTTCGTGGCTGAGGTCGCCGCCGACTTCCCGATCCGGGTGCTCGCACGGATGCTCGATGTGCCGGATGCCGACATCCACCAGCTCATCGACTGGGGCAACCGCATGGTCGGCAACACCGACCCCGAGCACGCGGACGTGCTGGCCGACTCCGAGGAGAGCGAGAAGTACCGGCTGCTGCCGTTCCGCTCACCCGCGGCCCAGGAGGTCTTCGACTACGGGCGGGCGCTCGCCGACCGTCGCCGCGGCCGCAGCGGTGTCGACCTCGTCTCGCGCCTCGTCAACCAGGAGCCGATGGACGGCATCCCGCTCTCCGAACGCGACTTCAACAGCTACTTCCTGCTGCTCGTCGTCGCCGGCAACGAGACCACCCGGCACACGATCACCCACTCGATGAACTACCTCATGCAGAACCCCGACCAGCTCGAGCTGCTGCAGGAGCGCCCGGAGCTGATCCCGTGGGCGGTCGAGGAGTTTTTGCGCCTCGCGAGTCCGGTCTACCACTTCCGCCGCACGGCGACGCGCGACACCGAAATCCGCGGCCAGGCGATTAAGCAGGGCGACAAGGTCGTCACCTGGTTCGCAGCCGGCAACCGCGACCCGCAGGTGTTCGACGACCCCTACCGCATGGACGTGACCCGCAACCCGAACGAGCACATGGCCTTCGGTCGAGGGGGCCCGCACATGTGCATGGGCAACGCGCTCGCCCGGCTCGAGATTAAGATCATGTTCGAAGACCTGTTGCCGCGCATCACGAGCGTGCAGCAGATGGGCGAGGTCTCCCGGCTGCGCAGCAACTTCGTCAACGGCATCAAGCGCTTCCCGGTGAAGGTGGAGCTGAAGTAA